One genomic window of Fusarium verticillioides 7600 chromosome 2, whole genome shotgun sequence includes the following:
- a CDS encoding hypothetical protein (At least one base has a quality score < 10) — MSKESLSNSPSHVEETEPVPQAETAIEYDSNGLSGIVRSPYVLGAATLASLGGFSFGYDQGVISIILTMRQFHDQFPETSPGHPRYGFNVGFMTGMLELGAFVGCLFLPYLADRISRKWAMTVATVFFTIGAIIQTAAHNYGTLVAGRAIGGIGVGTLAMGAPLYISEISPPNLRGSLLVLEALSIVIGAIISYWITYGTKDMASEWSFRLPFLLQMPPALLVGLGIHFFPYSPRWLVMRQRDDDSLHALAQLRRVPATDDRVQAEWKGILTEVRFQQEILSQEHPNDNGIILELKQWGDLFRPRCLKRTAVALGIPFFQQFSGINAFVYYAPTFFKALGQDDNMRLFLSGMYYVPSKAAGIHTFLYLDKMGRRRLAIFGGAAMAVPHLIMSGVVGKFDGKWEANPGTGWFGVALIYIYVLCYACSYGPLAWTLPAEVFPSSRRAKGVGAATAMVWLANFIIGVVVPEMIIKIGWGTYLFFGIFCTLASVFSFFLVPETANKSLEQISQLFGDHAVANEEAVYERIRHQVWDGHAHGAEYAEVKQSI; from the exons ATGTCCAAAGAATCTCTCAGCAACTCACCCAGTCATGTCGAGGAGACTGAACCAGTGCCCCAAGCCGAGACTGCCATTGAATATGATAGTAATGGCTTGAGTGGCATCGTGCGATCTCCGTACGTCCTGGGAGCTGCAACTCTGGCTTCTCTTGGAGGATTCTCCTTCGGTTATG ACCAGGGCGTGATTAGTATCATCCTTACCATGAGGCAATTCCACGACCAATTCCCCGAAACATCTCCTGGCCACCCTCGATATGGCTTCAATGTCGGCTTCATGACTGGCATGCTTGAACTTGGTGCCTTTGTTGGAtgtctctttcttccatACCTCGCGGACCGAATCTCTCGAAAATGGGCCATGACTGTTGCTACTGTCTTCTTTACCATCGGTGCTATCATCCAGACTGCTGCTCATAACTATGGGACACTGGTCGCTGGAAGAGCTATTGGTGGAATCGGTGTTGGGACCCTGGCCATGGGTGCGCCTCTTTATATTTCTGAGATCTCCCCTCCGAACTTACGAGGCTCGctcctggttcttgaggctCTTTC TATTGTCATTGGAGCAATCATTTCTTACTGGATTACCTATGGCACAAAGGATATGGCCAGTGAATGGTCCTTCAGACTCCCATTCCTTCTTCAGATG CCTCCTGCTCTCCTAGTCGGCCTCGGTATCCACTTCTTCCCATACTCTCCCAGATGGCTCGTCATGCGCCAACGAGATGACGACTCTCTTCACGCCCTCGCCCAACTCCGACGCGTCCCCGCGACCGACGATCGAGTCCAGGCCGAGTGGAAAGGAATTCTCACTGAAGTTCGGTTTCAGCAGGAGATCCTTTCTCAGGAACATCCCAATGACAATGGCATTATTCTGGAACTGAAGCAGTGGGGTGACTTATTCCGACCCAGATGTCTCAAGCGTACTGCAGTTGCGCTTGGGATTCCGTTCTTTCAACAATTCAGTGGTATAAACGCTTTCG TTTACTATGCGCCCACTTTCTTCAAGGCGCTCGGCCAGGATGACAATATGCGGCTATTTCTCTCTGGAATG TACTATGTACCATCAAAGGCCGCTGGTATTCATACCTTCCTCTACCTCGACAAGATGGGTCGCCGTAGGCTTGCAATCTTCGGTGGTGCAGCCATGGCTGTTCCTCACCTCATCATGTCCGGCGTCGTCGGCAAGTTCGACGGCAAGTGGGAAGCCAATCCCGGCACGGGTTGGTTTGGAGTTGCTCTGATCT ACATATATGTCCTCTGCTACGCATGCTCCTATGGGCCACTGGCATGGACCCTCCCCGCTGAAGTTTTCCCCAGCTCCCGCCGAGCAAAGGGAGTTGGAGCCGCTACTGCCATGGTCTGGctcgccaacttcatcattGGTGTCGTGGTTCCCGAGATGATTATCAAGATTGGTTGGGGGACTTACCTCTTCTTTGGTATCTTCTGCACTCTCGCTTCtgtcttttccttcttccttgtccCTGAAACTGCAAACAAGTCGCTGGAGCAGATTTCTCAACTGTTTGGAGATCATGCTGTTGCGAATGAGGAGGCTGTCTACGAACGAATTCGCCATCAAGTTTGGGACGGCCATGCTCATGGAGCTGAGTATGCTGAGGTTAAGCAGAGTATTTGA